In the Methanoregula sp. genome, one interval contains:
- a CDS encoding class I SAM-dependent methyltransferase, which translates to MGKLKPQPIQSQNSLILKKKTAHSFGFEWTRFHKLKSEKGFLEFVSPIDKKYFKNKRVLDAGCGNGSYAYYAASYGAEVIAIDFSDAVSVAQENTKNMNVQVVRGDITHPPFKENKFDYIFSIGVLHHLPEPETGFHQLIPLLKPGALISIWVYGRAKQWAAVYFYEPLIKITHRLPHRLLYYLCYVPATIMEIINGFSILLKKIHLKKLSSVIPFKYYETYPFSVKLNDAFDVFATPSARYYSDEEIFNWFTRANLIDISITTEGVSKGIKGFGIKK; encoded by the coding sequence ATGGGAAAATTAAAACCTCAACCAATCCAATCACAGAATTCACTCATATTAAAGAAAAAAACGGCCCATAGTTTTGGATTTGAATGGACACGATTCCACAAATTAAAGAGCGAGAAAGGTTTTTTAGAATTTGTCAGCCCGATCGATAAGAAATATTTTAAAAATAAACGAGTACTTGATGCAGGATGCGGCAATGGCAGCTATGCATACTATGCTGCGTCTTATGGCGCAGAAGTAATCGCTATTGATTTTAGTGATGCCGTGTCTGTTGCACAAGAGAATACAAAGAATATGAACGTCCAGGTAGTGCGGGGAGATATTACCCATCCACCATTCAAAGAAAACAAATTTGACTATATTTTTTCGATAGGTGTATTACATCATCTCCCTGAACCGGAAACCGGGTTTCATCAACTCATTCCATTATTAAAGCCCGGCGCGCTCATTTCAATTTGGGTGTATGGGAGAGCGAAACAATGGGCAGCGGTTTATTTTTATGAACCCCTTATTAAGATTACTCATCGCCTGCCTCATCGGTTATTGTATTATCTCTGTTACGTACCAGCGACAATAATGGAAATAATAAATGGTTTCAGTATTCTTTTGAAGAAGATCCATCTGAAAAAACTATCTTCTGTTATTCCCTTCAAATATTATGAAACGTACCCATTTTCAGTTAAATTAAATGATGCATTTGACGTATTTGCAACACCCTCCGCTCGATATTATTCTGATGAGGAAATTTTTAATTGGTTTACAAGAGCAAATTTAATTGATATCTCTATTACGACAGAAGGTGTCTCAAAAGGAATCAAGGGATTCGGGATAAAAAAATGA